One window of the Pseudofrankia sp. DC12 genome contains the following:
- a CDS encoding SMC family ATPase has translation MRPVLLEIAGFGSFRDAAAVDFADADYFALVGPTGSGKSTVFDAMTFALFGSVPRWNHRGLVSLALAPTVARGTVRLVFDAAGDRYVVARELRRLGNGSVTVRNARLERLADPAGLAAPGAPTEVVAADSEVSRAVETLLGLSFEHFCACVVLPQGEFAEFLHAKPADRQKILTRLLGLGVYDEIRAAANDQARASGHGAKALDKQLAGYQDATEDAERAAAARVDTLAEVVARVDTALGEIATRAATAELATAELARVQNERDLLAAVRMPADVVTLTTRLAATAATAATVAAARLAAERVDSAARSDLAAAPDRAPLEQARRDHAELARLAAAQPGAQATHTAARTTLDRLTAAVTETRAARDAGAATRDEAARAAQAVADEVARLRAERDRLAAVRTPPGLVELATRLRAAQRAAAESGALRRAAEQADTDARAALDAAPNRAALERARDGHDELTRLAPARAAADTAHADARRGLGAAVAAVEAARHARAAAAAALEQAQTADLAAALRPHLVAGEPCPVCEQAVATLPAAAGHPVALAAARSALDRAAKDLDARERRSADAGRAEYETRLRQRQLVDRVDELRRSLAAQDAAEVAAQLAEVTRCKHEAARAARELAATRVDADAADHAAATLVTAGSRARAQLVEARDPLVGLGAPGLVDGDMAEGGDGLGVDLAASWARLVGWAGELAGRRSAELGAAAARDAAARDALSATTAAHAQAASTAERAERDQVAALHDERTAASRLESLTTRVTQLRETLTGLPSAADVTATLTELDRLGANAKAADEGLRAARAEADAADAALRAAQDALRAAQSALASTRDTVVALGAPALGGQDLLADWTALTRWAAAEATTRDDHLPALADAVTRAGQARDETAQALVELLTAQSIPTAGLVTESAARAASAALERARAQRDRVAERRAEAAGVRAELAKTREAEQIAHQLGVLLRSDRFQRWLVAAALDLLVEDASRTLLELSNGQFELTHDDGDFIVVDHADADSQRPVRTLSGGETFQASLALALALSAQLTTMAAAGAARLDSIFLDEGFGTLDDATLDTVASTLENLAGGAGVGGGRMVGIVTHVQALAERVPVRFAVSRDERTSTVIRETA, from the coding sequence ATGCGGCCGGTACTGCTGGAGATAGCCGGGTTCGGCTCGTTCCGGGACGCGGCGGCGGTGGACTTCGCGGACGCGGACTACTTCGCGCTGGTCGGGCCGACCGGGTCGGGAAAGTCGACGGTCTTCGACGCGATGACCTTCGCGCTGTTCGGGTCCGTGCCCCGATGGAACCACCGCGGGCTGGTCTCGCTGGCGCTGGCGCCGACGGTCGCGCGCGGCACCGTGCGCCTGGTGTTCGACGCGGCCGGCGACCGGTATGTCGTCGCGCGGGAGCTACGCCGGCTCGGCAACGGCAGCGTGACGGTGCGCAACGCGCGGCTGGAGCGGCTGGCCGACCCCGCCGGCCTGGCCGCTCCCGGCGCGCCGACCGAGGTCGTGGCGGCGGACTCCGAGGTCAGCCGGGCGGTCGAGACCCTGCTCGGGCTCAGCTTCGAACACTTCTGCGCCTGCGTCGTACTCCCGCAGGGCGAGTTCGCCGAGTTCCTGCACGCCAAGCCGGCCGACCGCCAGAAGATCCTCACCAGGCTGCTCGGCCTCGGCGTCTACGACGAGATCCGGGCGGCGGCGAACGACCAGGCCAGGGCCAGCGGGCACGGCGCCAAGGCGCTCGACAAGCAGCTCGCCGGCTACCAGGACGCCACCGAGGACGCGGAGCGGGCCGCCGCCGCCCGGGTGGACACGTTGGCCGAGGTGGTGGCCCGCGTCGACACGGCGCTCGGCGAGATTGCCACCCGGGCCGCGACGGCCGAGCTGGCGACGGCCGAGCTGGCCCGGGTCCAGAACGAGCGGGACCTGCTCGCGGCGGTCCGGATGCCGGCTGACGTGGTCACGCTGACGACCCGGCTAGCCGCTACCGCCGCGACCGCCGCCACGGTGGCCGCGGCCCGCCTGGCCGCCGAGCGGGTCGACAGCGCGGCCCGGTCGGACCTGGCTGCGGCGCCTGACCGCGCCCCACTGGAGCAGGCCCGCCGCGACCACGCCGAGCTGGCCCGCCTCGCGGCCGCCCAGCCCGGGGCACAGGCGACCCACACCGCCGCCCGGACCACCCTCGACCGGCTCACCGCGGCCGTCACCGAGACCCGCGCGGCCCGGGACGCGGGTGCCGCCACCCGCGACGAGGCCGCCCGCGCGGCCCAGGCCGTCGCCGACGAGGTCGCGCGGCTGCGCGCCGAGCGCGACCGGCTGGCCGCCGTCCGCACGCCGCCGGGCCTCGTCGAGCTGGCCACGCGGCTGCGCGCCGCCCAGCGTGCCGCCGCGGAGTCCGGCGCGCTGCGGCGAGCGGCGGAGCAGGCCGACACCGACGCGAGAGCCGCCCTCGACGCGGCACCCAACCGGGCGGCCCTGGAACGCGCCCGCGATGGTCACGACGAGCTCACCCGGCTAGCGCCGGCCCGGGCCGCGGCCGACACGGCGCACGCCGACGCCCGGCGCGGGCTCGGCGCGGCGGTGGCCGCCGTCGAGGCGGCCCGCCACGCCCGCGCCGCGGCGGCGGCCGCGCTGGAGCAGGCACAGACCGCCGACCTGGCGGCGGCCCTGCGCCCCCACCTCGTCGCGGGTGAGCCGTGCCCGGTGTGTGAGCAGGCGGTCGCCACGCTGCCCGCGGCCGCCGGCCATCCGGTGGCGCTCGCCGCCGCGCGGTCCGCTCTGGACCGCGCCGCCAAGGACCTCGACGCGCGGGAGCGCCGGTCCGCGGACGCGGGCCGCGCCGAGTACGAGACCCGGCTGCGGCAGCGGCAGCTGGTGGACCGGGTCGACGAGCTGCGCCGCTCACTCGCGGCCCAGGACGCCGCCGAGGTGGCCGCGCAGCTCGCCGAGGTCACCCGGTGCAAGCACGAGGCGGCCAGGGCGGCGCGCGAGCTGGCGGCCACCCGGGTCGACGCGGACGCCGCCGACCACGCCGCGGCCACGCTGGTGACGGCCGGCTCCCGGGCTCGCGCCCAGCTGGTCGAGGCCCGCGACCCGCTGGTCGGCCTCGGCGCGCCCGGCCTGGTCGACGGCGACATGGCCGAGGGCGGGGACGGGCTCGGTGTCGACCTGGCCGCGAGCTGGGCACGGCTCGTCGGCTGGGCCGGCGAGCTCGCCGGGCGACGATCCGCGGAGCTGGGCGCCGCCGCGGCCCGAGACGCCGCCGCCCGCGACGCGCTGAGCGCCACCACCGCCGCCCACGCCCAGGCCGCGAGCACCGCGGAGCGGGCGGAACGCGACCAGGTCGCGGCCCTGCACGACGAGCGCACCGCCGCGAGCCGGCTGGAGTCGCTGACCACCCGGGTCACCCAGCTGCGCGAGACCCTCACCGGTCTCCCGTCGGCCGCGGACGTGACGGCGACCCTCACCGAGCTGGACCGGCTCGGGGCGAACGCCAAGGCCGCCGACGAGGGCCTGCGCGCCGCTCGGGCCGAGGCTGACGCCGCCGACGCAGCGCTGCGCGCCGCCCAGGACGCGCTGCGCGCCGCCCAGTCCGCGCTCGCCAGCACCCGGGACACCGTGGTCGCGCTCGGCGCACCCGCGCTCGGCGGCCAGGACCTGCTGGCTGACTGGACGGCCCTGACCCGCTGGGCGGCCGCCGAGGCGACCACCCGGGACGACCACCTTCCCGCGCTCGCGGACGCCGTCACCCGGGCCGGGCAGGCCAGGGACGAGACGGCCCAGGCGCTCGTCGAGCTGCTCACCGCGCAGAGCATTCCGACAGCCGGCCTCGTCACCGAGTCAGCGGCGCGGGCGGCGTCGGCGGCGCTCGAACGGGCCCGCGCGCAGCGCGACCGGGTCGCCGAGCGGCGCGCCGAGGCGGCCGGGGTACGCGCCGAGCTCGCGAAGACCCGCGAGGCCGAGCAAATCGCCCACCAGCTCGGCGTGCTGCTGCGCTCGGACCGCTTCCAGCGCTGGCTGGTCGCCGCCGCGCTCGACCTGCTGGTCGAGGACGCGTCGCGGACCCTGCTGGAGCTGTCCAACGGCCAGTTCGAGCTCACCCACGACGACGGGGACTTCATCGTCGTCGACCACGCCGACGCCGACTCCCAGCGCCCGGTGCGGACGCTTTCCGGCGGCGAGACCTTCCAGGCGAGCCTCGCGCTCGCGCTGGCGCTGTCCGCCCAGCTCACGACGATGGCCGCGGCCGGCGCCGCCCGGCTCGACTCGATCTTCCTGGACGAAGGCTTCGGCACCCTCGACGACGCGACCCTCGACACCGTCGCGAGCACGCTGGAGAACCTCGCGGGCGGCGCCGGTGTCGGCGGTGGCCGGATGGTCGGGATCGTGACCCACGTCCAGGCGCTGGCCGAACGGGTCCCCGTCCGGTTCGCCGTGAGCCGCGACGAACGCACCTCCACCGTCATCCGGGAGACAGCATGA